TAAGCGCTCTTTAGAGAGACCATTTGCTACTTTTAAATAATCGGAATGATCAGTAATGACCATATGGGAATAACCTTTCGCTCTACATGCTTCTACCATTTCTTCGATGGAATGGGCTCCGTCAGACCAGGTTGTATGCATATGAAAATCGCCTTTTATATCGTCCAATGTTACGAGTGAAGGCAATTGATCTAGTTTTGAAAACTCGGAGCCATCCTCTCGAACAGTTGGAGGAATATAGGGTAAATCGAAGTACGCATAGAACGCTTTCTCCGATTCAAAATGCTGTACGGTCCCATCTTCTAGCTCTACACCATACTCACTAATTTTCTTGCCTAGATCTTTTGCAATCTGTCTCATTTTAATATTATGATCTTTAGACCCTGTAAAATGGTTTAAAGCAGAAGCATATTGATGCAATTCTACTATTCGGAAATCCGCATCTATTTCATTTTCAACTGCTAGTGTTACAGAAACTTTTGTATCTCCAGCTGCAATGATTTTAATTATTGGAAGTACGTTTAACAGTTCTTCTCGTACTTCTTGAGGTGAATTTGTCCCAATAATGAAATCGATGTCTTTACTTGCTTCTTTTACTCTTCTATAAGACCCTGCTACAGAAAACTTTTCTATCGTCGGGATATTTAAAAGCTTTCTTTCAATCATATCTACGATTGGTTCTAATTGCCAAACCGCCGTTCTTTCCGGCTTCGATTGAAGGTTTGCAATTTCTGCTAATATTTTTTCTTCTGTTTTCGCAGCAAATCCTGCTAATGACTGAACTTTCTTTGTTTCACAAGCTTCTTTCAATGCGTCAATTGAGTCAATTTGTAATTCTTTATAAAGCTTGGCAATTTTCTTTCCGCCAAGTCCTGGTATTTTTAACATAGGAAGCAATCCACTAGGTACCGTGTTTTGTAGTTCTAGAAGCAAGTTAGATTGTTCTTTATTCATTAAATCTTCAATGACAGCTCCTGTAGCAGTACCAATTCCTTTTAAAGATAGTATATTATCCATTTCAGCAAGACTACGTGCATCAAGTTCTAAAACCTGTGCAGCCTTTCGAAAGGCCGAAATTTTAAAAGGATTCTCTCCTTGCAATTCCATATATAAAGCAATTTTTTCTAATGTACGAATAATGGTCTTTTTATCCATCGATAGAACTCCTTTCATTCGAAAAAAAACTTCCCTCTACTGAGAGAAGTTATTTTTCCATATAGATATACCACCAACTTTTTACTGCTTCTGATAGTATTGGTGTGTGATTAAGTATCCATGACGTCAAACTAGATTTTGATATTAAATTTTGAATAAGATCGATAGGTAGTAAGGCAAAAACGTATAATAACACAAATAAGATGAAATAAAACTCAATAAATCCTAAAACTGCCCCAATCATATTGCTTATAAAACCAAGTATAGGCAAATACTTTAAAAAATCAAACATCGACGCTAATAAATGAAGTGCAAATTTAACGACCATAAAAATGAGCGCAAATGCAATAATACGATAAAATGTTTGGTCTAAATCTAAACTCTCCACTGCAATAGTAAGTTTAGATCCAGCAGTTACTGCAGGAAATGGAATCCATAAAACAAATTTCTCTGCAAGTGGTTTATAATAAGTATAGGAAACGATGAGTGCGATGATAAAACCAGTCATGTGGATGAGTTGTAAAACTAATCCTCGTTTTGCACCAGTGAAAAAACCGGCGATAAGTAATAGTAAAATCAGAATATCTAACATTTTTTCAGTCCTTTAACTTTTTCAATTCTTCTTCTAGAAGCTCTAATTGTTCTTTTACCTTTATGTAATCGTTTACTGCATTGACTGCAGTCAGTACTGCTAGTTTAGCAACATCTAAATTTCCGTTATGAGAATGTATTTCTCTCATTTTATCATCTACCATGGAGGCAACAAGACGCATATGACCAGAAGTTTCGGAACCTACCATTTTATAATTCTGTCCATATATATCAACAGAAATTCTCGTTTTTTGTTGTTCTGACAAAGACGTTCCCTCCCCCAGAAAATCCTATTAATAATAATAACACGAAATAGATTGTGATGTGAAGAAAGGAACGAACGAATGTCTAACGAAGTTTTAGTAATGCAACCAAATGAAATAGAAAAAGTGAAAACTCATTACGCACAATATAAAGTAGAAAGATCTGCGCCAGGGGTCATTTTTGCTGCAAAACTATCAGATACAGCCATTACTATTTATAAGTCTGGTAAAGTAATGTTTCAAGGAAATGGTGCTTCTCGTGAAGCTTCCTTATGGGGTGGAGTCTCCAATAACTCTATGGAAAAGGTTGTTAGTGGCATGACAAAAGGTGACACATTACCGCCCAACTTCTCCTCTTTTTCTGTCGTCGGGTCTGATGAAACAGGGACCGGAGATTATTTTGGCCCAATAACAGTAGCGGCATGTTTTGTTCGAGCAGATCAAATTGAATTTATACAAGAACTTGGAGTAAAAGATTCAAAAATGCTAACGGATGACGTTATGCGGAAAATGGCTCCAGATTTAATGGCTACATTAACGCATAGTGTGCTCGTTTTAAAAAATGAACAGTATAATGACATCCAAGGACGAGGTTGGTCCCAAGGGAAGATAAAAGCCCTTATGCACAACCAAGCACTCAAACACGTGCTGAATAAATTAATGCCCGAAAAACCAGAATATATTTTAATTGATCAGTTTGCTGAACGAGGTATTTATTATAAACATATTAAAGCGGAAAAAGAAATTATTCGTGAAAATGTACTGTTTTCTACAAAAGCTGAACAGCTGCATGTTTCTGTTGCAGCAGCCTCCATTATTGCAAGATATGCATTCTTAAAAGAAATGGACCGTCTTAGTGAAATTGCAAATACAACTATTCCGAAAGGCGCCAGTGCAAAAGTAGATGAAATCGCTTCAAGAATTTATTTGAAACACGGAGAAACATTTTTAAAATCCATTACGAAATGGCATTTTGCCAATACGCAAAAAGCGATTAGAATTGCGAATAAGAAAAGATTCTAACCAAAAATTTCGAATAAAAATGTTTTCATTTTATTGAACTTATCCCAATTTTATAAGAAAAATGCACGCTGCCTTTAAGTGCACCTTGTCTTTTCTATTTCACTAGTTCTTTGGACTAAACCTCATCTACACTTTTACCGTAGTAATTTGCTCGTGAAGTGACTGCATCACTTCACGAGCAATTTTTTTAGGTAATCTTGTGGCTGGTGTTTGTCCGTCGCCCTCTTGAAATAGATAGAGACAAGGTACATAAATTTTGGATAATGAGAGATCAGTTGCTTTCATACTCCTTTAAAAACGGACGAAGATGAAATTTCGATCGCTCACCGCTTTTTTATCAATAGATGCTATCTATTTTTTGGGTCCGCCAACTCTAATCCTACTCATACTGAATCATATAAACTTTGCCCGATAAAAGGAAAAAAAACGAAAAAAATGAATACCTCTAATCAAACCACCATCATAAAATCATTTTTACTTTACATTCAAATAATATGGTATTAATTTACATAAAATAATTCTCAATATTCTTATTTTTCTATTAAAAAAACACAAAATTTATAGTATAATTAAGTGAATTCTAATGTAAACGCTCTCAAACAAGCGTAAGAATAATTGAGGAGGTATACGATGGAACTCATACTTACACAGAGACAAGAGCAAAGTTTAGTCATGACTTTTCAATTAAAACAGGCTATTGAATTATTGCAATATTCCACTTTCGATCTTTATCAATACATAAAAGAGCAAGAATTAGAAAATCCATTAATCGAATTGGAGGAACAACCTCCAGATTTTTTGTATACCGAAAGATCAAATGGAAAGACTATTTTAACTGGCTCCTCTCAACAACTTATAGACTACACACAAAGTAATAACATTGGAATGAGACATATCTTAGTTGAACAAGCAATGTTGGTATTCAGAGATAAAGATGATCAGCAACTTTTAAAATATCTTATACACAATCTTGATGATAGTGGTTTTTTACATTTAACTAGTGATGAACTATTTGATAAAGCAACAATAGAGAGAGGAATTCATCTTCTTCAACAGTTGGGACCTATAGGTTTAGGTGCAAGATGTATGAAGGAATGTTTGCTTTTACAAATAACATACAGCTACCCAGAAGAAAAATTAGCAAAAAGACTGATTGAAAACCACTTAGACTTATTAGCGAATAGAAAGTGGAACGAATTATCTCGTATTATGAATATCCCGTTAACAAATATAAAAGAAACGTATGATTTCATTCAAAAACTAAATCCCACTCCTTGCTTTGGTATTTCAGATTTTTCCGTAGAATATTTAGTTCCAGATATTGTAGTAGAATATAAGGATGGAATTCTGATTTACTACTTAAATGAAAGTTATTTACCCGAAATTCATTTTAACAATCAGTACTCTGATTTAATGAATGTTAAGGATGAAACATCCAAATATATTAATAATCAATTCGCAAGCTATAAATGGTTGCTTAATAGTATAGAACAGCGCCGTTTAACCATCTTAAAAATAGTCGAGGTTTTAATAAAAAAACAAGAAAGTTTTTTTAAAGAAGGATTTAGTTCACTGAAGCCATTAACTTTAAAAGAAGTTGCTAGTGAGATAGAGATGCATGAGTCAACAGTTAGCAGAGCGACTATGAATAAAGTCATTCAAACACCAAAAGGTTCTTTTGACCTTCGTAAGTTATTTACTTCTAAGTTAGAAACAAGCGATGGAAATTTAATTTCTCAGACTGAGGTTAAATTACTTTTAGAAAATATTATAAAGAAAGAAAATAAATGCAAGCCTTTTTCAGATCAACAAATTGCAAATCACTTTAATGATGAAAAAGGGATTACAATCGCAAGGCGTACTATTAGTAAATATCGTGAAGAATTAAATATTCCTCCTGCAACCAGACGTAAAGAGATAAGCGTGTAGAAAGAGTCATTTGTTCACCATTGTAGAGATTTTTGGATGCTACTGTGGCCGCTCAGCCCTTCTCCAAAGTGGTTTTATGTAAAAAAAGAGTTAATCAACAAACGTGATAAAAGGAGTAAAAATAGAACAGTGAGCGTTTTTGAAAAAAAATTCAACACTTTTTCGCTGACTAGAATATGCAATAACAACTAAGAATGTAAACGGGAAAGACTAGTTTAAAAGGGTTACGGATCTCACCCGTAACCCTTTTTCGTTGGCATTAGCTCATTTAATTTCAATCTATTTTTAATATTCAGAAATTTATATGTACTAAATTATAAAGTCCTGATTAATATACTTGCAATAATAACTGAGCCTATCGTTACAGTTGTAAACCCACCAACGAGCATTGGAGTTAAAATTTCATTGAATATTTTTTCTTCCTCCTCTTTATCTCTCCCTACACTGCGGCTGACTTCTTCACAGACAATGTAATCACCAGGGAAACCAAACGTAGCAGTAAGTGCAACTGGAATACCTTTAAGTGGATCCCACTTAAATATCTTCGATCCAAAATAACCACCACCAATAATCCCAATAATACCTACTAAAATTATTGTGAAAACTTCTGGCAAGTATCCAAGAAATTGACCAAATGTAATGTCATTCATCATAATAATTATTAGGAATATTATTCCTGCCATACCTATTGTAAATGCATTCGCACGTTC
The nucleotide sequence above comes from Psychrobacillus glaciei. Encoded proteins:
- the zapA gene encoding cell division protein ZapA; translation: MSEQQKTRISVDIYGQNYKMVGSETSGHMRLVASMVDDKMREIHSHNGNLDVAKLAVLTAVNAVNDYIKVKEQLELLEEELKKLKD
- a CDS encoding CvpA family protein, yielding MLDILILLLLIAGFFTGAKRGLVLQLIHMTGFIIALIVSYTYYKPLAEKFVLWIPFPAVTAGSKLTIAVESLDLDQTFYRIIAFALIFMVVKFALHLLASMFDFLKYLPILGFISNMIGAVLGFIEFYFILFVLLYVFALLPIDLIQNLISKSSLTSWILNHTPILSEAVKSWWYIYMEK
- the rpoN gene encoding RNA polymerase factor sigma-54 — translated: MELILTQRQEQSLVMTFQLKQAIELLQYSTFDLYQYIKEQELENPLIELEEQPPDFLYTERSNGKTILTGSSQQLIDYTQSNNIGMRHILVEQAMLVFRDKDDQQLLKYLIHNLDDSGFLHLTSDELFDKATIERGIHLLQQLGPIGLGARCMKECLLLQITYSYPEEKLAKRLIENHLDLLANRKWNELSRIMNIPLTNIKETYDFIQKLNPTPCFGISDFSVEYLVPDIVVEYKDGILIYYLNESYLPEIHFNNQYSDLMNVKDETSKYINNQFASYKWLLNSIEQRRLTILKIVEVLIKKQESFFKEGFSSLKPLTLKEVASEIEMHESTVSRATMNKVIQTPKGSFDLRKLFTSKLETSDGNLISQTEVKLLLENIIKKENKCKPFSDQQIANHFNDEKGITIARRTISKYREELNIPPATRRKEISV
- the rnhC gene encoding ribonuclease HIII, with translation MSNEVLVMQPNEIEKVKTHYAQYKVERSAPGVIFAAKLSDTAITIYKSGKVMFQGNGASREASLWGGVSNNSMEKVVSGMTKGDTLPPNFSSFSVVGSDETGTGDYFGPITVAACFVRADQIEFIQELGVKDSKMLTDDVMRKMAPDLMATLTHSVLVLKNEQYNDIQGRGWSQGKIKALMHNQALKHVLNKLMPEKPEYILIDQFAERGIYYKHIKAEKEIIRENVLFSTKAEQLHVSVAAASIIARYAFLKEMDRLSEIANTTIPKGASAKVDEIASRIYLKHGETFLKSITKWHFANTQKAIRIANKKRF
- the polX gene encoding DNA polymerase/3'-5' exonuclease PolX; translation: MDKKTIIRTLEKIALYMELQGENPFKISAFRKAAQVLELDARSLAEMDNILSLKGIGTATGAVIEDLMNKEQSNLLLELQNTVPSGLLPMLKIPGLGGKKIAKLYKELQIDSIDALKEACETKKVQSLAGFAAKTEEKILAEIANLQSKPERTAVWQLEPIVDMIERKLLNIPTIEKFSVAGSYRRVKEASKDIDFIIGTNSPQEVREELLNVLPIIKIIAAGDTKVSVTLAVENEIDADFRIVELHQYASALNHFTGSKDHNIKMRQIAKDLGKKISEYGVELEDGTVQHFESEKAFYAYFDLPYIPPTVREDGSEFSKLDQLPSLVTLDDIKGDFHMHTTWSDGAHSIEEMVEACRAKGYSHMVITDHSDYLKVANGLSKERLLRQIETIYELQAKYTDIELFAGSEMDILPDGSLDFEDEVLQQLDFVIASIHSSFSQPQEKIMERLFNAIKNPHVHMIAHPTGRIIEQRDGYNPDVPTLIEWAKEYGKILELNANPYRLDLKTDYLKLAKEASVPIAINTDAHHIDQLKYMDIGVRYAQKAWLHKESIVNTWTLEKFKQFIKK